The genomic interval CGAATTCAGCCCTAGCGTTCCCGCCCATCTCGGTTGCAAAGGCCTCGTCTTCGAGCATGACACCAATCTTTGACGCGAGGTCACGGGGGTCACTGGGACTGAAGAGGAGGCCTGTCTTTCCTTCCTCGATTATCTCCTCCATCGCTCCACGTCTCGAGCCGATTACCGCCTTGCCGCAGGCAAAGGCCTCTATCGTCGTCAGGGGGAACATCTCATAACAGAGAGTCGGCATGACCATAAACCGCGCCTCCCGCAAGATCGCCATGCTCTCGCTGAAACCCTTTCTCCCGGTGAGTTCCACATTTCTTATCCTTTCATTAGCGATCTTCCTTTCGATCTCCTGCCGCAGCGGTCCGTCGCCGACAAGTCTCAGTGTAATATTTTTATGAGCCGCGCGTTGGACCATCGCAAAGGCATCGAGAAGGGTTTCGATCCCTTTCTCCCGCGACAGCCTGCCGATGAAGACGATGGAATCCCCGAAGAGAGAGGAAGGTTCAGGAGGGCGGAACAGGAAATTCGGCTTAATA from Thermodesulfovibrionales bacterium carries:
- a CDS encoding glycosyltransferase family 4 protein, coding for TCHNFRFFCANGLFMRNGRVCEDCIGRLPLGGVAHGCYRDSRIYTLPLAAAEGFHRIRGTWSKKIDTYIALTTFGKRKVVECGLPSGKVFIKPNFLFRPPEPSSLFGDSIVFIGRLSREKGIETLLDAFAMVQRAAHKNITLRLVGDGPLRQEIERKIANERIRNVELTGRKGFSESMAILREARFMVMPTLCYEMFPLTTIEAFACGKAVIGSRRGAMEEIIEEGKTGLLFSPSDPRDLASKIGVMLEDEAFATEMGGNARAEFEAKYTAERNFEILMDIYRNVLNGRNMGK